In Amphiura filiformis chromosome 1, Afil_fr2py, whole genome shotgun sequence, the following are encoded in one genomic region:
- the LOC140159088 gene encoding neurotrypsin-like, with protein sequence MARIRRSCVLAVFWYSIQLLYAMEGTSNHTYEYRVVNGDTSYEGRLEIRRNGGIWGTVGGQYWTSKQASVACRSLGFSSSTFPPDKTKRYGTGSGPVHVKILRCLGNELSLLECEHTLWDDPERIDDHTFDMGVKCLPAGLSHSLRLLNEYKPNEGVVQVYDGVSKWGYMCCKGWAYRPQNADTICRYFGYQLAIRSYCVSPSITEETDIFIESISCPFYSGSGQPASTLEECILYPWHLEGSCLTNSIIAVECLEGNTTNTKYDLRIGDSYGDNAGVIQARLFNEDQWRILCFRWHTFTSQENVREILGRFLCSKVNNNGDNEVRNIDKCELSQIYQKERPLSISDGRQFDDEDKSHR encoded by the exons ATGGCCAGAATACGTCGCTCGTGTGTGCTTGCCGTCTTTTGGTATTCAATTCAACTACTCTATGCGATGGAAGGAACTT CTAATCACACATACGAGTATCGTGTTGTTAATGGTGATACCTCTTATGAGGGACGCCTAGAGATAAGAAGAAATGGTGGCATATGGGGAACCGTCGGCGGTCAATACTGGACATCTAAACAGGCATCAGTAGCGTGTCGCTCGCTGGGATTTTCTTCCTCCACCTTTCCACCAGATAAGACGAAGAGGTATGGTACAGGCTCGGGTCCAGTTCACGTCAAAATTTTGAGGTGTTTAGGAAATGAGTTATCTTTACTCGAGTGTGAACACACACTGTGGGATGATCCAGAGAGAATTGACGATCACACCTTTGATATGGGCGTCAAGTGCTTGCCAG CCGGTTTATCTCACTCCTTGCGTCTCCTGAACGAATACAAACCTAATGAAGGCGTTGTCCAGGTATACGACGGTGTTTCCAAATGGGGATACATGTGTTGCAAGGGTTGGGCATACAGGCCTCAAAACGCCGACACCATCTGCCGCTATTTTGGGTATCAACTAGCTATTAGATCATATTGCGTTTCGCCATCGATCACAGAGGAAACGGATATATTTATTGAGTCTATTAGTTGTCCATTTTATAGTGGAAGCGGGCAGCCAGCGTCGACCCTTGAAGAGTGCATTTTGTACCCATGGCACTTGGAAGGAAGTTGCTTAACCAACTCCATCATTGCTGTGGAGTGTTTGGAAG GAAACACAACGAATACCAAGTACGACTTACGAATCGGTGATAGTTATGGTGACAATGCCGGGGTTATTCAGGCCCGACTATTTAACGAAGACCAGTGGAGAATCCTGTGTTTTCGATGGCATACTTTTACCTCTCAA GAAAATGTAAGGGAAATTCTTGGTCGCTTCCTTTGCTCAAAAGTTAACAACAACGGCGACAATGAAGTTAGGAATATAGATAAATGCGAGTTGTCTCAAATCTACCAGAAAGAGCGTCCTCTCTCTATTAGTGATGGAAGACAGTTTGACGATGAAGACAAATCACACAGATAA
- the LOC140146831 gene encoding uncharacterized protein yields the protein MCNGEHHFDVQPWNTSLIKQYRGRGSCSQTKDMAFSVGRTLRFCIPSMIDSCPASFNDSEVARACSSYSATICPIKEVYKNIHCGRCNGVELSSSTIKPCYSGTTAHVTSTYFGTLWKFHQDTSSQPEFPPKCTSKEEVFDPFTRKCQRLSCSPGLIYNTTSMKCETSSGVQNAISGMCCLKEETWLLYNYKFGFSDSPAHDVDTNCLADYLDNHMYDIQWQINKIINVFSTKVMLRFGSPLCNVANDLDKAILDSNIIYDICDIYNLEYLHVCAKTHSKTDCDGEWYQGTADDFQLVEFSNLTEVFQYQEQLIIPQVVLDYITYEYDFVIKAFKKQEMVLVCGSNMTFDLTCPLIPLVPGEYDIKNSTKSLTIIGHDNVNTEIEDFIMLPDDRVLICMVIETYTSAQTLLHFNGHLDIFNTVGSALSMVGLLGTFIVHCFFARLRNVHGLSVMRLSFTLFWAYLLPLLSMGLGITGSSCVICAMVSHFCWLATFSWNTIIGLNMCHTFVLRPLEKARKRKQSPVYRYIHPAIGWGSPLSIIVVCFFIHLYGDTGFKYGGNIPCWISNPFANLIAFGIPVAMSLACSVVCYVATMSSVCRNKRSTTRLLRKQREVVTVEDAILIVKMSLVMGIGWVFGFIASFSDNLIMWWIFAAITSLHGFFLFIAFCTSSAFRDIVDGFMRSCSKKESSGIRFPNAKDHNSSSDSGDTPSGISGVMLKSLKARESASAQLDNDQYQHDQGNI from the exons ATGTGCAACGGGGAACATCATTTTGACGTCCAGCCCTGGAATACCAGTCTTATCAAACAGTATCGAGGTAGAGGTTCTTGTTCTCAAACTAAGGATATGGCATTTTCTGTTGGACGAACTCTTCGTTTCTGTATTCCATCTATGATTGATTCTTGTCCAGCGTCATTTAATGACTCTGAAGTAGCTAGAGCATGTAGTTCATATTCGGCAACGATTTGTCCCATAAAGgaagtttacaaaaatatacattgtGGGCGCTGTAATGGGGTCGAGCTTTCTAGTTCAACAATCAAACCATGCTATTCTGGAACAACTGCTCATGTTACCAGTACATATTTCGGTACGTTATGGAAATTTCACCAAGATACTAGTTCTCAGCCCGAATTTCCACCTAAATGTACTTCGAAGGAAGAAGTATTTGATCCGTTTACAAGAAAGTGTCAACGTCTTTCTTGTTCACCTGGATTAATATACAATACTACATCAATGAAGTGTGAAACTTCTTCGGGAGTCCAAAACGCGATATCAGGAATGTGTTGCTTGAAAGAAGAAACGTGGTTACTTTACAACTACAAATTTGGTTTTAGCGATAGCCCAGCACATGATGTGGACACTAATTGCTTAGCAGATTATTTGGACAATCATATGTATGATATTCAATGGCAGATAAATAAGATCATCAATGTGTTCTCTACGAAGGTAATGCTACGTTTTGGAAGTCCACTCTGCAACGTAGCCAACGACTTAGACAAGGCAATTCTTGACTCTAATATCATATACGATATTTGCGATATATATAACCTTGAATACTTACATGTTTGTGCAAAAACACATTCAAAGACAGACTGCGATGGAGAGTGGTATCAGGGCACGGCAGACGACTTCCAATTGGTTGAGTTCAGTAATCTTACAGAGGTTTTTCAATACCAAGAACAGCTTATTATTCCCCAGGTTGTACTTGATTACATAACATATGAATACGACTTTGTTATAAAGGCATTTAAGAAACAGGAGATGGTTCTTGTATGTGGTAgcaacatgacctttgacctaacttGCCCTCTGATTCCTCTTGTTCCAGGAGAATATGACATTAAAAACTCTACTAAATCGCTAACAATAATCGGCCACGACAATGTAAACACTGAGATAGAAGACTTTATTATGTTACCAGATGACCGTGTACTGATTTGCATGGTGATCGAGACATACACTTCTGCCCAAACGTTGTTGCATTTTAATGGACATCTTGACATATTCAACACAGTAGGAAGTGCTTTATCGATGGTAGGACTTCTAGGAACATTTATTGTTCATTGTTTTTTTGCCAGGTTAAGAAATGTTCATGGACTCTCAGTTATGAGACTATCTTTTACGCTGTTTTGGGCATATCTGCTACCTCTCCTCAGCATGGGATTAGGAATAACCGGATCGAGTTGTGTGATTTGTGCAATGGTTAGTCATTTTTGCTGGTTGGCGACTTTTTCTTGGAACACGATCATTGGGCTAAATATGTGTCATACTTTCGTGTTACGGCCTTTGGAAAAAGCTAGAAAACGCAAACAGAGTCCAGTTTATCGCTATATACACCCAGCCATTGGTTGGGGTTCACCATTATCTATCATCGTCGTCTGTTTCTTCATCCATCTTTATGGTGATACAGGTTTCAAATATGGCGGCAACATACCCTGCTGGATATCTAACCCCTTTGCGAATCTGATAGCCTTCGGCATACCAGTAGCAATGTCACTGGCATGCAGTGTCGTATGTTATGTGGCAACGATGTCTTCAGTTTGTCGCAACAAGAGATCAACAACAAGACTGTTGAGAAAACAACGTGAGGTCGTCACTGTGGAAGATGCAATACTTATCGTCAAG ATGAGTCTTGTAATGGGCATTGGATGGGTGTTTGGCTTCATCGCTTCATTCTCGGATAACCTCATAATGTGGTGGATTTTTGCTGCTATAACCTCCCTACACGGGTTCTTCTTATTCATTGCATTCTGTACCAGCAGTGCATTCAGAGATATAGTCGATGGTTTCATGAGATCTTGCTCAAAGAAGGAAAGCTCTGGAATACGCTTTCCAAATGCCAAAGATCATAACTCATCTTCTGATAGTGGTGATACACCCTCTGGTATATCTGGTGTGATGTTGAAATCCCTCAAAGCTAGAGAAAGTGCAAGTGCACAACTGGATAATGACCagtaccaacatgaccaaggtAACATCTAG